The Lasioglossum baleicum chromosome 3, iyLasBale1, whole genome shotgun sequence region acatttcgatatacataccaggtgtttctgaaaatatgcttaaaaatgcacaattcccatttttcctttaactcgctatatctcggcgagaaatgatcgcaaTACCAtaatccgaacgtcagattgaagcagaggttctgccgattcgatcgagtaccccatgaactcgctgcgacaattttttacctatggcagctgtgtttgaagttagtgcttcgcagaaattagcgcgcacagtgggaactttcgaccaaactcgattcaaaatcaaagacctttcgatagaaatgaggtagagcgatgaaatttttttttaattaaagctgaaactttgcagaatatgggaaaaatagggagattatggtacgaacgttttttaacgttgagaaaattcgttaaacatgtagaatttcaagaaaatgtggtttctccggtACCACgcacggaaaaatttttttttaacatgctgtatatcatttcccgtagattttttcacgctgatttcaaatctggtctcaaaatttgtctacgacctcaggattttcgcaaaatttttaagcatattttcagaaacacctggtatatcaaaatgttaattaaattaaaaaaacaaaaggagtgccttgaagagaaagaaacgctctttctattgcttttttgcgcatgattctacgataattttttcgctttctggagccagttaaagttaaaaagcccatatttacttcaatgttgaataactcgaataaaaaaatcgcacaatattcaacaaccacacaatttacacaggaaagatagctcTTCccaatgatattaacgcgatttatcaaaaaaatttgttgctcccggtgtgatgttccaaagttgcacaaaattttggttaaccgtcaatgttgtcttcttCTCgcaataactttgtaaaaaaccaacatagcaacaatttgaaacagagcatctgaaactagaggtttcaggctttcaaatcaatgtttaacgatatcgatacggcaatttttgacggagttatgatcacgtaaaatgggaccaatttttcgggttcacacaagtgatcccttaattcttttgaggaatgTATTCATTAAATTGTTGGGTTCACGATCAGAAATATCTGATCGTATTAATCGAACGAATTACCATAAACACTGCTATGAATGTTCAATAacagcaaaaatataaataatctcAGGTAAAGAGAGGACTGAAGCTCCGTAGATTTCGCTCAGAAGTGAATATAGAAGAGAAAAATGATGCAAAAGGTATAACATTGAGTTTGGAAccgagaggaggaggagaagctgATGCTACAGAGCTTTTACAGGAATCTGGCTTAGCTCATGCTGTATCACAACCCGATATGCTTGGCAGAATAAGACAGCCTAGTCCACGTTTAAGACTGAGACCAAATGGTTAGTATACTACGTTAATCAATCTTTTCATTTGCATTTCAATCGAATATGAGAAGCTTAGTGGAATTACTGattatattgaaattatttctATTATGTTAGAATTAAAAGTTGTCAATGGTACCAGAGAAAAATATTCTGGGATAGAAGGTAAAGTTCTTCAGGCTCAAGGTCTTCATGTTGCTCATATCGCTCAATTATATTGTAGAATTAAACTTCAAACGTGAGTATATTGTAAACTTGATGTATAACTGAACACATTATAGTTTTAACGATAATAGTTGATATTTCATAGATGTACCAGTCCTGATAAAATCGCATCATCAACAAACAGTGGGAAAACTTTGGCGAAATCTCGACTATTACCTGCTATGCCCAATCCTCAATTTAGCATAGACTTTCACATTGAAGGGGAAAATGTTCCAAGACAatctttattaatatttgaaattcGAAGCGCTAGCAAAGAGCTATTAGCCAGTCGTCGAATTACTCTTCATGAATTATTAGGTATATGTTAATCTATATCTTCCATTTGAATTTAGTAAATCTGCCACTTGCTTGATATACTATTACTTTTAGGTGTCTCAGCTGCAACCGATGAAATCCAGACCTGGTTGGCATTAAATAATGGAGCATCATTAGAGGTGCAGATTGCTCATGGAAGAGAATTGAAAACTAAGTCGACGAAAAAATTGTTCCGATCTTGGTCAGTACACCGAATagggaaaatttaaaatacctcaaaattgtatattttttatgCATCTTTCATACATTTTGATTTCACCAAACACAACAATGTACAAATTCAACGTTCTTTCTCCATAAAAAGTGGATTGTAACAATTAAAACTTTTATGTACTCATATcatgtttcaaatattttatttacatgtaaatatatatatatacacatataaatatatttagttaAAGTAAATAAAGTACTTAATGTTACTCTACAACAAAAGATTGTAATATTCATGTTTTGTAAGATaaagaaaattgatttattcTTAATTATAAAGCGATTTATGAACGAAATTCGAGAAACAAATATTATCCTTCTGCCGTCCATTCAAATCAAATTTCTATGCCATTTATTAGATAATTTCTGAATGTGTTGCATTCACTGATATAGGTAAGtcgaaaagagaagaaaatttgtattaaatatacttcaTTTCCATTATGTTATCTTTTATGAATACATAGATTATTTAGCCAAGAGCAAATGCTTGCTTATTCAACAATGTAATCACCGattcaatttcaaataatttatttatacataaatttacattttataatGTACAATTCATCATGACTTTTATTGCTACAATCGGTGCACACTTTATATTGTttcgaataaatataatatatgacAGAAAATAATACCTTTAACACTTTCGTGTCCGCACATTTCATGCAAATACTTTCGTCTGCCATCAGCACTTCTCGCATagatctttttctttttataagTGAATTGAACTTTAAATCAAAATAGTTCTGTAAGCCCATAAGGCACGTTGCAATTCATTTACATGTAGTATTGATGGAAACAAAATTTGATGTAATGTCAGCAAAAATATAAGCACCGCCAATGTAGCAGCATTACCAGTTGACTATCAGTTTTTCATACAAAGTCGTGTTGATGTGATCCGACAAGAAAGTGttaatatattgttaaatattaacatttttaaaaactcCCTTCAATAGTTAACAATGTGCAAAAATAATTGCTATCATAACTCATAGCAAAATCATTTACatgcaataaatataatatttcttcAACAGTTATGTCCCATATAGCCATACAATAACATTCatttcttcttatttttataCGTATAAAATATAGACGCAAGCAATATAAacagtttaaagtttaaatacTATACAAAATGTGTTgtgtaaaaatgtatatatatatatataatttaaacattctttaaaaagatttaaacttCACAAAATGCGAACTTGTTATATATGTTACTgtctttataataaataatatctaaTATTTAACATGAACATTAAATATACCATGAACAACTTTGGCTCCAATAGTAATTACATGTCGCATAAAATGAATCTGCAGACAGTagaatttttcaagttttcaattagTTCGTCATTAGTTCACTTGCCACTGAAACAAACCAACCTTTCCTATATTACAATGCGATCAAAATATTATTGAAACTAATCATTTCATCTTCATAATTTATGactaggatctttatgcaaaagaaaatttttttatgtgatttACAACAAATTAGACTGAAATAGAGATTTATTCTTAATatgttctttcttaatatgttcaataggttgaaaataatatagcagtatcagtgccggattaagccagtgcggggcccgtagcaaatGTTATGACGAGGCCCTAGGCTTTGCATTAGGGCCACCGTGTGCAccttttcaacaaacacaatgaatgacctttttCATCGGCGCCTCTTCGATGAAGAGCCCGTGTAGGGTCCCTGTTTGTATGACGCGGGCCCGCAGAAGCGCAGGGCCTGTAGCATTTGCTACTTCTGCTATGGGGCTTAATCCGGCCCTGAGCAGTATCTTTAAAGTTTTACAatatgtttactgttttaaattatgcctagtaatttttgccataaatgcataaagatccgctgtccatttATGAATACCCATGTAtgttataatatattgtatttataCAAATATGGTAATGTACCATACGATAAATTTTCACAACTTACCTTTAACGGTGGTTGAGACTTATAAGCGCTGGCTTCTTCCTCACGTTTCTCGCGTTGTTCATCTAACCGTTGTTGACGTCGAACAGCATCCATATTTTTAATACCTCGTGTTTGCTGTTCAGCAATTCTTCTTTCTGCTGCTTCTTTTTGCTGCCTTCTTCTAGTCTCCTAAATTAAGCGATATGTTTTTTAAAATCAAACTTATTAGTTTATACCTTCTCTTATCATTCTAGCATTCAtgttattataactagactccggatgtttatgcaaaataaaaagtctgtgcatcaattgcaagatacaggagctaaatataaatgtttattcttcattaataattttaatgtgatgAAAATAATCTTATTGATGCTCtcaaaatcttttaatattttcactgttttaaattgcacttgctcatttttattataaatgcataacaaccggagtctaattataactTTTCGAACATTACTACtgtaaataagaaatattaaaacataAAATAGGAATGACAACTGTGACAGTACGAATGCAAAACAATATTTGTTACTGTACGTTCATATAGATAACCTCAAAATAATGAATTTACCAAATCCGGTGTTAAATTTTCACACGAAGCTGATTGTTTACAACAAGATGCACATAAGTTGCCCATGGCAAATACGACGTTTTTAATATTTGCAAACAGTGTCAACTATCTGTATTGTAACAATTTCTTCAACATAAATAGATATGCGTATTACGAATTGTCAACTAGTGTCAGGTAAATTCGTTGTAGTTTTTTAAATCAATACCAGAAACTTGAGATTCACATAGACGTTCCATGCAATGAGATTTTCGATCAAGAATTCTGAATTACCGACGTTGTCAGAAAGTGCCCCATTGTTGTAGAGGTCACTACCTGGATTGAACAGGCATGAACTATATAATACTGCACACCATTCGGGATCCCCATTTTGCAACAGTGTCCAGAAAGATTAATTCTTATCAGGGAGTTCTTATAATATTGTCGTCTTCAAAACATGTAATAAGACAATATTTCaagtaatttataaaattggTATAACGTGCAAAATATTTACTTCCATACTTTTGTAACACTGTCAAACAATCAattgtgttttatatttttttattgtgatgTTGTAATCATTACGAGTGTCGCATATTTAAAGTTCTGAACGgctttctctcgttctctcttggTTAGTTTTGTTTACACGAATTAATTTTGTGGGGTTAAATATACCTACATGAATTGATGTGCAGAAAATTAGTGACACTATATCGTCGTATACCAAACTCTTAGGAGAAATGATTTTAATCGATGGCAAAAACAACATCGAATTGGAACAACGGTATCGTAAACACAAAGTGTTGTTTGGTACActgaattatattatatacacataaTCTGATGACTGGATCAATTATTGCTAAGATTTCGTAAATACGTATATAATTCTAGTTTATTTTCAGCTAGAATTATTTCCTCGTAAAgataaagatatatatataaaacagtaactaatatatatatatatataaataaataaataacatttaTTCCAAGTCACTGCAACGGCTACATAAAATAGTACGTCTATGTATAGAGTGTATATGGCAAATGTGTACTTGACAGTTGTCGCATACAGAACTGTACTTGTTGTCGTTGCCGATGCAAATGTAGCATCTTGAACGCTTACGAGGCTCCGATATTGGAATTGTTTTGACTATTTTTCTACCGGTCGCTTCTATAGCATTTACAATATATTTGTGAAACGTTATTTCGCGGTTCTCGAATTGTATTGCACGTCTTTCTATATTATTACTAACTAATTTCCTCGATAGTTCCTCCAAGAAAATCTTTCTTTTCGTTTTCAACGTATTATTACATTCCCACGTTGGATATTTAGTAACCCATATCACAAATGCGTTGTACGCGGCAATATCCACGTAGTGCATGAAAAGCAATAATGGCCATCGACGCGTGGATCGTCTGCAAGAATATTCTTTAACTAATTTATCAAAAACGTCCACGCTAGTTTTCGTcgaattgtaaaaattaattatatccGGTTGGTAATTCTGTTCCGGTTTTGAAATGTTTAGTTCGTGGTGTAAACTGGATAACAACACAACACACTTCCGGGGCTTTGGTACATAGGAAACTAGGGTTAAATTgtgagtaaataaaaattgcgaaGAGAATTGTTGTCGGTCCCGCGTTTGCGTGAGTATTTTCGGTAGATCTGATCTACTTTTACGCACGGTTCCtacaagaaaaattttattttctaacaACTCCTCAGCCAAACTAATGTCCGTAAAACTATTATCCGTCGTTATTGTCCGATTCGAGTTTTTCCAGAAATCGGTTAACTGTTTAACGATATTATGCCCGTGCTGATTGTCCGAAACGTTTCCACTTTTACCTAAATATACATCCATGTTACAACAATAAAACGTTCTTGCATCACAAAGAGTTCTTATTTTAATTCCACAGTTCCCAGACTTGTTAGGCATGTACACCTTAAAAGGACAGCGTCCCCGAAATCCGACCAATTGTTCGTTAACAGAACCAACACTTGATGCGGCATACGAGTCCCTGCAATTAGCTGTAAATGTGCTGGTAACATCTCGTAACGGGGCCAACTTATCGTGCGCTTTTCTTTCCTCCCGCGTTGCGGAATCATCGAAACGGATGTATTTCAATATATCTACAAATCTATCCCGGGACATGGTAGCTGCATAAAATGGTCGGGAAAATGCCTCGTTCTTTCTCCATAGGTCACGTTTCCTTTCGCGAGATTCTCTGAATCGTCCGGCGAGCAATAGAATCCCTAAAAATGCGTCCACCTCTATACTGTCCACTGGTTTCCATTTCTTACTGGGCGGTACACTCTCGTTCGCCTTCTTATTCGTATATAAAACGATAGTATCGATAATTTGTTCGTCGATGAACAATCGAAAACACTCGTCTATCGTTTGGACGTTCTCGCTCTTGCTTGTCAGCAAAAGTGTATGGTTTTGTAAAGAATTTTGAAATTCTGTTATGTTATTGTTATAGGGAGGAATATACCTCCAAATGCGTCCGGCTACGGTGTAATTTTTCGCATCCATATCCTCTTCGCATTCCGCCGCATCGAACTCGTCGGGTTCCGAGTCTTGTATTTCTAGCTCGGCATCACTGCACGTCGTACTCGCACCGTCCGACGAAACCTCataattacaaatattttcatcGTGAAGAAGTTGATAAAATACTGACAGGTCACTTGCAGATACTTCCGACATCGTGGGATAGTCGTCAATGCAATGACAcgttacgaaaaaaatattaAGGAATGGGCTTTTCAGCGAAATCAATTTTCTTCTGCATCACACGAATCTTCCTTCCTTCGTCGGAGCGTTGTAGGTTACTActatcgtcgtcgccgtcgtagATCTGTTGTTAAAAACGATCCTCACTCGATGGCTAACATAAACAGTTCTCTCACTGTGTGCGTTATCGTCTAAAGTCGTCGGGTCTCCGATGACTCAGCCTTAGGAGGGGTCAACACTGTTGCACCTCGGGCACGAACATCGGCGCGCGGATCATGCGCATCAGATATCGCCGTCCATACCAGTCCATACTGGCTCAATGTACGCTGTACCACGCTGTACGCTGAGAACACCACTTGACACCCTTAAAAAGGATCGTTTTTAATGACCGGACATGCCAGGGAGCTTAGTTTGTCAGTACCAAGGCTATATAGATGTCATAATACACGCGTGAATATTCACGAGGACATTGAACAAGTTTCAACAAGTTTAGAAAGGCAATCTTCCCTTATAAAGTACATATCTCCATTTAAAACCACTGACCAATACAATTTCTAAGTATATATACGTTCATGTATTAGATCAGTAATCATatcattttctgaaaaattgtgaaatgaTGAAAGAACGTactatatatgtaataaatcgTAATTCCGAATGATAAGTGCGTTTTGCTTTTTTACGTTACGCGCTTTAACTTCTTTTATCTGAAGTTCCTTTTACTTTTTCTTTTCAAattgaataatataattttgtaaaaatgtttGTGCCAGTTCAAACTCACCCAACCATTTACTGTCCGACACTCATAGGGTTACAACAGGTTACGTGGGTTACAGGGATATGAACTGTAGTACGTCAAAGAATACCCTCAGAATATACATAAACATGCGTTCTCTATAAAGCAAAGTATCGCCTCATACTTGATAACATTTACGTTGATCGAATCCCTTATTGTTAATCTATTTAGTAAATAGCAATACTACAttagaaaatgttttatttcttttcgatgaaatttaaaaaaagacacaGCGACACAGCTTACATCCGAACAAATTGCAGCTGTATTCATGGAACACAACTTATATTTCGCGCATGTGCATTGGAAATTTGTTCTTGGAAAAAACGTCGGAGTTTTGCATTTGAGGTAATCCGTGCCAGTACCGATTATCTCAGTTTCGTTTCTATTTATATACCATACATATAATAAGTAATAAAGACACTGTGCCACACTACACTGTGCACTGTGCACTATTAGggatttggtaaataattgtgTCATAACGAATATGTGACATTTGTTtattatatcaaaatattgcAGCGATGTAGCGATTTTCTGTCACACGTGTCTTATTCgtatgaaaatataaattgtaaactataactatttatttaaatattcaattaaatcGTGTTGTAAATAAGGTTAACTTGATAATTGTGCGCGTAAAGAGTAAGAAAAACATGAGTGTGCATTAAAAAGGTTTTCATCTTATCGATTCATTGTATGcaaatacctttttcatttgAATACCTGCAGTGTAATACAACGCATGGAATAAACGATAGCTGACATTCAAACATGATTTCTACATGGTGCTATTATGTTTTGCCGGTAGTATTTTTGATTGGATTATTCCGAAAATGCCGCGAAGGCACATGGGGAAGATGCAAAAATATGGACAGTTTACACGGTCGAGTGTTTATTGTAACAGGTGCCAATTCTGGCATTGGTAAAGAAACCGTAAAGGAATTGGCAAGAAGAAAAGCTACAATTATTCTAGCCTGTAGAAGTTTACAAAATGCTCGGGATACCATATCTGACATACGTTCTAAGATACCTACTGGAGAATTAGTAAGTcaattctttattattttttaatgatatACACTGCTGTGCGAAACAAAGAAGCAccagccatatttaatagaaaagcgtaaaaaatcaaataaggacacagtaagttttgaaaaaggattccgctgtttaattgaatagttctgagaatatgtgttattgcggattatctaatactttttaaatacaataaatcaatcattgtacaatacaattgctacataaagatattgtttg contains the following coding sequences:
- the Svip gene encoding small VCP interacting protein, which encodes MGNLCASCCKQSASCENLTPDLETRRRQQKEAAERRIAEQQTRGIKNMDAVRRQQRLDEQREKREEEASAYKSQPPLKWQVN